One Phoenix dactylifera cultivar Barhee BC4 chromosome 14, palm_55x_up_171113_PBpolish2nd_filt_p, whole genome shotgun sequence DNA window includes the following coding sequences:
- the LOC103701356 gene encoding 1-aminocyclopropane-1-carboxylate oxidase produces the protein MAIPVIDFSKLDGKERAQTLAKIANGCEEWGFFQLVNHGIPVELLERVKKVCSECYKLREEGFKESIPVQLLNKLVDQEMEGSTVKRLDEVDWEDVFFLQDDNEWPSNPPEFQETMKEYRKEVKKLAEKVMEAMDENLGLEKGYIKKAFSSSGEHEPFFGTKVSHYPPCPRPDLVNGLRAHTDAGGVVLLFQDDQVGGLQILKHGRWIDVQPVENAIVINTGDQIEVVSNGRYKSAWHRVLATPDGNRRSIASFYNPSFKAIIAPLTVPMEEEASASYPKFVFGDYMDVYVKHKFEPKEPRFEAVAAM, from the exons ATGGCGATTCCGGTCATCGATTTCTCGAAGTTGGATGGCAAGGAGAGGGCTCAAACTCTAGCAAAGATCGCTAATGGATGCGAAGAGTGGGGATTCTTTCAG CTGGTGAACCATGGGATTCCGGTGGAGCTTCTTGAACGTGTGAAGAAGGTGTGCTCTGAATGCTACAAGTTGAGAGAGGAGGGTTTCAAAGAATCCATACCTGTCCAACTGCTGAACAAGTTGGTGGACCAAGAAATGGAGGGGAGCACTGTTAAGAGGTTGGACGAGGTGGATTGGGAGGATGTGTTCTTTCTCCAGGACGATAACGAATGGCCATCTAACCCACCAGAGTTCCA AGAGACCATGAAGGAGTACCGGAAAGAGGTGAAGAAGCTGGCGGAGAAAGTAATGGAAGCCATGGATGAGAACCTGGGCTTGGAGAAAGgctacatcaagaaagcattctCCAGCAGCGGTGAACACGAGCCATTCTTCGGCACCAAGGTGAGCCACTACCCACCATGCCCACGCCCCGACCTCGTGAATGGTCTCCGTGCCCACACCGACGCCGGTGGTGTCGTCCTCCTCTTCCAGGACGACCAAGTTGGCGGCCTCCAGATCCTCAAACACGGCCGGTGGATCGACGTCCAGCCCGTAGAAAACGCCATCGTGATCAACACCGGCGACCAGATCGAGGTGGTGAGCAATGGGCGGTACAAGAGCGCGTGGCACCGCGTGCTCGCCACTCCTGACGGCAACCGCCGCTCCATTGCGTCCTTCTACAATCCCTCCTTCAAAGCTATCATCGCTCCATTAACAGTCCCCATGGAAGAGGAGGCTTCTGCTTCATACCCCAAGTTTGTCTTTGGGGATTACATGGATGTGTACGTCAAGCACAAGTTCGAGCCGAAGGAGCCAAGGTTTGAAGCAGTGGCTGCAATGTGA